Genomic DNA from Paracoccus sp. MBLB3053:
GTTTCAGGCGTATCCGGCGTCTTTCTTCGATGTTCGACTGGGCGAGCGTTACTAGCTCCGAACAGCTCCATCATTGTATAATACGAAAATGGATACATTTCCTGTAAGCCAACAAAGCAGAAGTCCGTATCAAGGATATCTATAGCATTCGATGCCGAAGGAGAGCCCTCTCTACCACATATGTACTCGAGAAGGGTATTCTGCGAAGGAGCAAAGTTTATATAATCCAAAAGGGTAGGAAACTTCTCGATAAACTCTCGATAAGGCGGATGCATTGGCGTCCGCTGATATCGATAATCCGATATTACTCGAGTCACCGGATCCCTCAAAAAAGTTATCAATTTGACATTTTCAACTGAAGCACGAATTCTCCGAACAAGATCGTAAGTTAGGTGGCCAGATGCAGATCTAAAGCGGGTGGACTGAGCCTCATCTATAAAGCGATTCGCCGCGCTGGATATTTTTTCCGAAAATGACCGTGAACCATCACGATAATCCACTTCAATGTTCCGGTAGGGCGATAGAGAAGCTGCCATTGCTTCCGAAAAAGACGAACCGGCAGTTTTCGGGATATGCATGAACAACCATAGAGCCTCCTCGTTGCGTTCACTTTCGATGAAAGCGGGAAGGTCAACTCGATCCAGGTCCTTAAACGGCATTGTCGCTCCGGCTAGAGTGTAGAGATCAGTAACTGCTGACAGCGTTTGCACCCGACTGCAAGGCTCGCGTGATCAAACGCTTCTTAGACTCACTCGAACAACCCGAGAAGCACTGACGGGCTGCGACGATCAACCCCAACGGTGAAGCTGGAAAGCTTGGCAAAAACTGCGACATCGCCCACAACTGTCGAGAATCAACTGCATCGCAGAGACCAAGTCGATCAGCGAAATCTTGCCATGCCTTCCGCGCTAGAGCTGCGACCGCCTTGTTCAATCGACTTCGGGTGTGGCGGCCCGATACGTGTGCGCGACTGCAGCACAGCTTGATCCACCTAACGTTTATTCCAGAACCTGCGTTACCGCAGTTGACAGAACCCCTAAGAGAGCACAGTGATAGAGCATCTGGAGAAGGGACGACTAATGGAAAGTTTCGTGCACTTTGGGTTTCACAAAACTGGATCGACTTTCATTCAAGAAACGTTGAGACTTAACCCAAAGAGATTTTCCCGCTACCACGTAGTTAACCAACGAAACCCTAGAAGTAGCAAGGCGCTGCGAACTGCCATTCAGGAATATTTCAGGGGAAAAACTGACCTTAGTGGCGCAAGGGTAGTTCTTCGTGATATTATCATAAAATCAGATGGGAAGAATATTCTAGTATCAGACGAAGAGCTGGCTGGATTCCTTCCTGGCAGGCAACGGGAATTTGGGCTTTACGAGAAAATTCGCCCTGTTATGGACATGATGACAGAGGAGCTTCCAAACGTTCGTTTCTTTACCTACACCCGGCCGCGAGATAAATGGATCCAGAGCGTTTATCAAGAAGCTCTTAGACGGCACCATTTAAAAATGGACAAGAAAAATTTCCTGAACGCACTTAAATTCAAAGGTGACACCGCCGACCTAGCTAGAGACCTCGCTAAGGGTTATGACTTCACTCATGTGGATATGTCGGTCGATAAAGAAAGAGGTCTAGGACACACCCTATTTCTATGGGCAGGACTTGATTCAGAAGAAATTTCTGCACTCAATTTGCCCAAACGAACGAATGAAAGCGTGACCCCCTCGATGGAGGAGGCCTTTCTTATTCTAAATCGCACACACTCCGGCGCAGACCTGATGAAGCTAAAAATGCTTCTATCCAAGGCGCTTGTGGAGGCCAGAGCCTGACGCAGCTAGGTTAACCTCGTCAATTGTTAGGCCAGAGCTCTCGATCCACAACTCCTCCCCGAACCTAGCCATGACTTCTTCCATCCTCTGGGCCAATTTCTTGGGGCTAGATCTAAGCATCCTGCGGAACTTTTGCTTAGCTCTTGCCCCCCTGCACACTGGGTGGAGAACTTTTCCCGGCAGGTGCGGAACCTCCTCTTCTAGGATCGGGACAGCAGATGAACAATGGGTCATTATTTGAGGATGTCGTTTTGCGACAGACTCACACTTGAAGCCCCCAAAAACCGCAAAGGAGGCGAAGAACGCCTCATCATTTGCAAACTCTTTGGGGTCAGACGGATTGTATTTATACTCCTGACAATACTCAGCACGGCGCAGCGTAAGAAAATCGAGCAGCCGTGCCGAGCTTCTTGATATCGGAAATGTTGCTCCATAAACGTTTCCGTTGACAGACCGCGCTACAGATTTATGCCAACCCCAAGACGGTGGTCGTCTCCCGAAATTTGATCCAAGATAGTCTGCCGTTGTCGCTTCAAATAAGCGAAAAAATCCGCCATCATCATTATAAGTGATCCTGACGTCGGGCTCGATCATCCAGTAGTAGTCATAGTTTGGAAGAGCTGATCTGGCTGCGTAGTACGCAAAGTCACCACATTGCCATCCGACTTTTGGAAAATACGTCAAACCGCATTTGGCCAGGAATTTCCCACCCGCCAAAAGAGTGTTGCCTTCGACCAACTGAAGTTCTTGATCGGGGTCGGAATAGGCGTCTACCACGAAAAAAATATCGCCGGGAAACTGCGCGGCGTACTGTTGAGCGGCCATACGGCACTCATCGTTAACTTCTGTGGTCCGGATGAGTAAGCAATTTTGGGGCACAGGTCGCTCCTGAAGGATGTATCGATGCAGTATGTAGCCTGGACGGGGGCTCTTCCACCCCTCAAGCAACAGATTCGGTCACGCCCTCGCAAGAGGGATCCAGCCTGCTTGGTGGTGCTGAGTGCTATTTCAGCAAATAGAGGCGATCAAGTTGCCGATAGACAGTCGGAACTGCCTACGAGCGGGAATTGTAGTGCCTTCTGGGTCGGCCTCCCGTCACAGGTCGGTCCGCCTCGAGATTTTATGACTCGTGGAACCGCAGTGTAACATTGGTTGAGCGTAGTCCGGCGCAGGAGTAGCGGCCATTGATTACCCCACAATGGCTCAATAAGATGCTATCGATCGCGTAGGACAGGGTCCCTTAGTCCACGGGTCTGAAACCGAGGCATCGATGTTCGTACAGCGCCGCAATCGCAACATGCTAGAGGCTACGTTCACCACGCTGGCCCTCATCTACCACGTAACCGTGAACAATCTGAGGAAAAGCGACAGGAATGCGATCATTGGCTTGTTGATGACAGTCGCAAAGTCGCTGACCATGATAGCCGGGTTTTATATGCTTTATGCGATTCTTGGCATTAGAGGCTCTCCGATTAGAGGGAACTTCATCCTCTACATCATGTCCGGCATCTTCATGTTTCTTTCTCATACGCAGGCTATAGGTGCTGTTGCGGGAGCAGGCAATCCTACCAACCAGATGATGAAACATGGGCCGCTGAACACGGCCGTGATGATCGCTGCCGCCGCGCTTGCTGCACTCTACCGACAGACCTTCTCGGCTTTGGTCATTCTAATCTTCTACAACTATCTTATTGAACCAATCCACATCGACAAGCCCATCACGTGCTACGGCATGCTGCTTCTGGCCTGGTTTTCGGGGTGCTGTATCGGACTCATCTTTCTCGCCTTCCGGCCTTGGTGGCCGCAAGGCGCTCAAGTTCTCACCCTGTTCTACCAACGCATGAACATGGTATTCTCTGGAAAGATGTTCGTTGCGAACACACTTTCGACTTCAATGCTACACATCTTTTCCTGGAATCCCCTGTTTCACATCATCGATCAGACCCGCGGCTTTGCATTCATCAACTATTCTCCGCGCAACTCTTCGCTTGAATACATCGTGTATTGTCTTGCTGCCCTTCTGATGATCGGGCTGATGGCAGAGTTCGTCACAAGAAAATCTATATCGATTAGCACCTTGGCGGGCCGCTGACATTTCGTCTTCCGTATTTTCTGGTGGTCCTCTGGGGCAAAGCGGGCTGCCAGGACTCTAGTTATCTGAGGGGCTCCGTATATTGCTTCGTCATTTGATGATGGTCGCGTCAAGCCGTTATATCAGCAGCGTCGCCGATTAGTATTTCTACGGGCCATTCGGACACCTTTAAGACACACGTTAGAATTGACAGCAATCAGCTTTGTTGTCATTTCTTTGCTTTCCTGGTGGGGTGGTGGAATACGCGGTAGTGACATTCTCACGAGCCTCACTTGACAGTATTTCCCCCATACGTAAGCCGTTAACCCCTTTCAGTGGCGAATTTCGGCGCCCCTATCTATCGTTTTACGTAGCACCTCGTGGGGCATCACCTTGCTTCGCTAACTTGTTTTCTTGACTTGGTTATTTGATTCGCCGCCGCCCGTATCGAAATACTCAGCGCCGATATCGACAATTCCAAATTCTTCAGGGAGAATTTCCTTTGGATTCCCATACGCTCCATCATGCAGCATGTTTTCCCATTTTGTTCCGCTGTCATTGTAGTCGTGAAAAGTCCTTATGAACATTGGATTTTCAGCCACCGAGACACAAGTGCGGCTTCTCCAGAAGCGATAGTGGTTAAATTCGAATAAATTTTTCTTTGATGATGCTAGCTGAAAAATGACCTGCGCTGGCGTCCAGTGCGGCATCACCACATGCTTCAAGGTCAATGAGCTTTCATAGTGTCGAGCAGCGAATCCCCTGCAGAAATCAAGTTCTACTGGGCGGCCGTCATCTAACATCGGCTTGATTATTCTGAACATATCCCTCGTTTTAGCTATAAAAGTTTTGTGGACAGCATCGTCGTCATCCATGCAAAACTCGGCAATATGAGTTGCGCGATCTTTCCTATACTCGCTCATCGCTCTTGCGCACACTTCTAAGTGTGGAAGATGTTCCGGTTGCTTGAATATTACTATTTGATTTCGATTTCTAACAAGTCGCCGAAGCTCACCAAGATATGGCATGTTCTCCCCGACCAATATAACCAAAACAAATCTATGGTCGGTTTGCGACACAATGCTAGGAAGGCAAATTTTCTCAAACAAGTTAAGTCTATGTCGGAGCTGAGTGTTATTATATTTCAAGGGCTCTTTGAAACCTTGCCCATTGAATGTCGGATACGAGAAGCGGCAAAGCCCAATGACTTGAAGCAATTCATTATTCCATTATACGATATGCTTTATAGCAATGATGCAAATCAGATCGCATCTAATCTCGGACCGGCAGAATAGAATCCGGCCAGCTTGCGAAATCGGGGTTTCGGGCAGCCTGTCTCAGGTCGCGACGTTGTCGCTTGGATTCGGTGGCCTCGGCCTTTTGCTCCGCGGTTCGTTCTTCTTTCGGGATGGCCTTTATTTCCTTGATCTTGTCCGTGGCCTGCTTCTGCGCAAGGAAACTTGTCAGATTGTTCGGGCTCATCTCCTCAAGGTTCGAGAAGCAGGTGAATTCCCTGGTCAGGTCCTCGAAATAGCCTTCATAGCGCGTGCCATAGAGGAACTTCGGCGAATGGTAATGCAGGATCACGGCATCTTCCCCGTTCATGCGGCTTACCGTTTCGTCGATGCGCTCAAGCTTCTTGCCGGGCATGTCGGGCTCGGCTTCCTTGCGCGACAGCGACAGGTTCCAGCGGTTCTCGAGAAGGTGGTAAGCCCAGCCCGCCCGTGCAATCGCCACCGGCATGGAGATCTGGTCGAGCCATGGGCGACTTTCCTCGACCTTGGGGTTGGCACCGATCTTCTGCGCCGTATCGAGCCAGAGCGCACCGAAATTCGGGAAACCGGCGACGGCCACGTTCGGAAAGCCGACCACGCCCGCATTGAAATAAGGTTTCGAAGGACGGCCGCTCCGCGCAAGGTTGATCGTTTTCTCGGGGGGCTCCATGTCGAACATCTTGTAGACGCGCGGCCAGCTTTCCTCGGATTTGCCCCATGTCATCACGCCTTCGGGCGCCGCCGAGACGGTGTTGTCGTGCAGGATCTCGGACGGTTCGAAAGCCTGCCAGAGCACGATATCCGTATCGAGAAACAGGGTGAAACCGGTCGAGCGCGGCTCGGCGCAGGCCAGGATCTTGTTGCCATGCGGGTAGGGTGGATCGAATTTGCCGGTCGCCTCGAAATAGCGGATCTCGGCATAGTTCGCCTTGAAGAACTCGCTGACCTGGGGTGGGATCATCTCGGCTTTTTCGGCCGGACAATAGCCGATCACTTCGATCTCCGGCATGTGGCGCCGGATCGACGCCACGAGAAGGATGCCGTCAGCTATGAGTTTGGGAGGGTCCAGTACGAAAATGATGCTGGTATCTCTCATCGTCAGCCCTCGGCAATTTTGGGGGAACGTCAAAGCTTTTTGACGCTCCCATTCGAAATGAAAATGCTGCGAAATACTTGCTGGTCGTGAGGCCCTCTGCAACCTGAATATTGCCGCAGATCGAGACTGTCAGCATCCATGCGACTGGCCGATGCCGGTGGGGTCAGGTTTGCCGCTCAACGGACGGATTCGGTAGTCTGATACATGACGGCTCCGGCCGTCTTGCCGCTCATGTCTAGCCCGGACGTCCCGACTTTGGTCAAACATAACACCGCCCGAGTCGTGCCCATTGGCCGCTCCGCACCGGAGATCTCTTGTCCATTTCGCCAACTTCCCGACTCACATTAGCAATGACAACAATTGCCTTGTATCGATTGTTTGGTTGCGAGCCGGGTGGGAGGAGTTGTGATCTACCCGGCAGCAGCGACGTTCAGCGTGACAATGCGCCGACCTCTCTGGACACCGCCGTCACCGCATCGACACCCCGCAGGGACTTGATCCCCTCGAAAGCGGCCTCTTGCAGCTTAGCCTTCGCGAGGTCGGCAATCGTCTCAGCCGACGGTTTGAGCGCACCGATCGCGTCAGGCACGGATTTCGTCGCATAGTCCAGCGCAGCATCAACGGCGGCCTGAGCGGTCAGGCCCTTGCTGAGCGCCAAGTTGATGCCCGTCATGATTGCCGAGTGCAGCGCCTCGCGGTGCCTGGCCTCGATCTCGATCCCCCACTTTGCCTTTGCCTTGGCTGCAGCCCAGGTCAGCACGCCGGTCAGGATCAGCCCGGCAATTTCCAGCAGTTGCGGTAGAACCGCATGCATGATCGCGTCCATCTTCGTCCTCTTTCAGTTCTTTCAGGATTTTGCGCGCCCGCTGTCGTGCCGCCTCGTCATCGAGGAAGCGCGGCAGAAAGGGTGACAGCTTCACGCCAGCGCCAGGATGCGTTCGGCGGCGAGCTCGAACTTCTCGAGTGCGGCCTGGGATAACGGGCCCCAGATGCCGTCGATCTTGGCGGTGTAGAGCCCGAGGGCCGCGAGCTGGCGCTGGAGCTGTTTCTCCCGGCTTTCCGCCGGCGTTCCCGCGATTGGCTTCTCGAACAGGGCCCGTTCCTTCGCGCGCCTGGTCACGAGCCCGTTCTGCCTGACCCCTTCGTCATAGATCCAGCGATCGAACTCGGATGCCGGATCGGCGCCGGCGTTCAACTTGCGCAGCAATGTGGAGGCGGCGAATTGGCCGCGGCCGATGTTGAAGACGAAGCTGACGAGGGCCGAGAACTGGTTCTCGGTCAGATCGACCGTCACGAGCTCCGCAACCACGGCCTCGGCCCCTGTCACATCGCGCCGCAGGATCTCATCGGCCTCGGCCGCTGCGATGGTCATGCCGACCGCGACCCTCGGAGACCCGGCCGCCGAGGTGTGGCCATATCCGATCGTCAGTACCCTGCCCGTGTCGTAATAGGCTGCCAGGCGCAGGCCTTCGCTGTCTTTGATGATCTGCAAACCAGCGTCATTAATCTTCATGCTGTCCTCGCAATTAAAAAAGGCCCGCACGATGGCGGGCCGAACCGGGTTGAAGCTGAGGGGAACTGGGGGCAGAAGGTCGCCATGAAGGCGACCCACGACGAAACGACATTCACGCTGACCGGCACCTATTGGTCAGGCACCTATCCGCTCGACGAACTACCGCGCTGGCTGGATTTCTACAGGCGCATGCAGGTCACCCATCCCGGGGTCGCGCACACATATGCCCCTGCGGTTGCGGCACTAGAAAAGCTCTCGCAGACGCTCGATCAAGTCAGCGGCATCAGCTGATAGGTGACCACGTCGGTGCGGTCGAAGACCCGCCGTCCGTCGCAGTCATATTCAAGCGCCAGGTAGAGCTCGATGCGACCCGGTCGCAGCGTTTCGGGCGGTGTCAGCCCGATGCGCAGTCGCGTTTGCTCTTCACCGATCTGCCGCGTCGGGCCGACCGGCGACCCCGGCGTAATGACGCCGCCAGCCTCGGTGAAGAGGCTTTGCCCGCTGGTGAAGATGCAGCGAGATCCAAGCGCGGTTCGTTCGATCACCAGGTTGAGTACGACCTTGTCGCCGACCCGGACTGGCTCGGTCACATAGCTCAGTCCCGGCGTTTGCCGGATCACCCGGTTGTCACCCGTCGCGGCGGCCAGATCCGAGCGCAGCGCCACCAGATCGTGTTGCAAGGCGGCCAGCGTCGCCGGGCTCTGCCAGATCGCCTGCACATTGCCCCAGAAGGGCGTGAAGATCGCGAGGAAGATTGCACCGATCACCCAGAACAGGATGCCGGTAATCCAGACCCAGAGACGGTCCAGGAAGAAGCCGAGGGTCGGGACGATGCGACGCCCCTGGCTCTCGATCGATTGGGTCATGAAAGCGGTCTCCATTGGTCTGATGGATAAGAAAGATCCCGCCGAAGCGGGCTTTGCGCAGGCGCGGCAGAGATCTCCCGATCAGAGAAAGTCCGACAGCCACTTGCTGCGGGCAATGACGAAGCTGCGGGCGTCGCGCGATCGGGCCGTCATGGCCGCGATGATCTCGGCCGGTCCCATCTCTGCAAAGAGGCCGGCATAGCCCGCGCGCATGGTCTCCGCTTCCCTGGCGCGATAGGCCGGTGCCGAAACACCATGGAGCAAGGCCGCGGCCTGGACCTCGACCTCGTGTCCCATGATCTCGAAGTCCCGGCGCCAATCGGGCGAGATCCGGATGCGGAGCAGATTGGCCGGATTGAGCTTGTGCATGGCCTCCCAGGCCTCCTGCGCCAGCACGGCGGCCGGGTAAGGAGCACTCGGATCGAGCAGGACAAGACCCGGCCAGTTGCGGCCGTTGGCGCCCTCAAGGCGGCGCCGGATGACAATCGGAAACATGGATGTCCTCGCATAAAAAATTCCGCCGAAGCGGGTGCGGTGATGGGCGAGATTCGAAAGGCTTACAGGGCCTCGATCGGGCCGATCGGATCGGAGAGCGACTGGGTGTATCCGCCCTGCAGGCTGTTGGTGGCCTGCGAGCGATACCTGATCTGGCAGCCGATATCCTCGACCGTTTTGGTGTATTCGAGCCCGAACTGCCCGGAGATGAGGACACCGTCCCGCGTCCAGCGATCGAGAATGGTGATCGGCCCCAGCCCCTGGAAGACAGCCCTCGTCCCGGTCAGCTTGCCCCCGACGAAGACGTCGCCGGAGACGCTTGCCGGCTCGAGGATCTTGACCGCCCCGGCGATCGGGCCGACGGGCACTGCCGCGACAGAGGCACTCAACAGTGCATCGCTGGCCGTCACCACGCAATCGATCATTGTGCCGTCATCTGCCGCGACCGTGGTGTAGGTGGCCGAGGTCGCGCCCGAGATATTGCTGATCACGCCATCGATCATCCTGCGCCACTGGAAGGCATAGGAGATCGAGCTGGCCGAGGACCATGTTCCGGTCGGGCAGGCCAGGACCTGCCCCCGCTCTGGCGTCCCCCCGATCACCGGAAGGACAGTGCAGACCGGGCCGGAGAGGACCAGGGTCGAGATCACCCCGCCCCAGTCGGTGCCCAGCAGATGCGCCGCGCTGGTGGTCAGCCGGCGATAGCCGCTGAGAATGGTGCCGCCCACGATGCGTGGCTCCCGCAGGGTGATCCCGGTCCCGGCAATATAGCTGCCCTCGGTGGGCATGTTCTCGACCAGCAGCCCCTGGATCGGGGCCCAGCCAAGGTGACGATCGTTGCCCCCAGAGACTTCGGCAAAGCGCGTGGTGCCGGCCGTGACCTGGCCGAGCTCGGTCACGGCAGGCGCGAAGACCGTCAGGTTCTTGCACCTGATCCCGGCATTATAGGGCACGTCCGGATCCGGATAGGGCGGTGGCTGGATGCCGTTGAAGTCGATCCCGTAGCTCTTCTGCGCCTCGACCTCGGCCGTGCTATCAGGGGCCCAGAGGAAGGGCTTTTCCGGATCCGTCATCCTGACATCGCCGGAGATCACCACGCCGGTCGATTGCGTCACCGTCACGCCGCAGCGGTTTGCCCCGATCTCGAAGCCCTCGAAGTTGAGCGACACCCCGTCCGCGCCATGGATCCGGACGCCGTGACCATAGCTGTCGGTGTAACCGTCGACCCGCTCCGCACCATAGGCACCGGGCAGATGGTCGCCGATCGATCCGCGCAGGTTCACGACCGTGTTCTTCGGCCGGGTAATCGGCGCCTCCAGGCCGGGCTGGCCCTGCATGATCGTCAGGGTCTGCAGCCGGTCGGGTGAGCGCGAGGTCACATCGATGAAGGTGTTCTCGACATTGCCGAGCACCATGATGCCGTTGAACGGGCGGCGGGCCGTCGCTGCGACCAGGCCGTCCTTCTCGACGAACTGGTGATTGACCTGGCCGGAGAAGCGGAAGTTCCGCACCTTGGTCTCGTCGCTGGTCGAGTTGATGGCAATGACCGATTCCCCACCCTCGGTGCCAACGATATCCGTGGCGAAGCAATCGACGATATCGCCGAAGGCGCCGGAATCGTGGCAGGATACCCAGACCAGTCGGGCCCGGGCCCCCGACATGCGCGCGCCCCTGAAGCCGCAGCGATAGGATCCGGCCGAGCCGCCGAGGATCATCATGGCATCGTCGCCGGAGCGGCCATGCATGTCGGAGATGATGCTGTCGGCGCTGCTGGTCATCCGCGCGCCGCCGGATCCGCCCTCGACATCCTCAGTATAGATATAGGGCCGGTGCACCTGGCAGTTCTGCAGCGAGACCACGAAGGCCTGGTCGCCATGATAGACGAAATGCCAGCCATGCAGGTCCGGGCTGTCGCGAAGATTGGCAACCAGCGGGTTGCCCTCGAAGAGCAGCCCGGTCGCGGGATCGATGAAGGGCTCGATCCGCAACCCGAAGGTGGCAAGGCCGGGGATATAGGGTTTGACGCCCGAGGGCTGCCGGATGAAGCCGCCATTTTGCTGCGAGGCGGGTTTGAGGATGGCGCCATCCTCCATCTCGATGATGAGATCGCCCGCGGCCGGAAGGGTGAAATAGTGGAAGGGCCAGACGCCCTTGCCGATCTTCAGCGCCTTGCCGGTACCGGGGAGCGCATTGATCGCGGCCTGGATCAAGGAGGAGTTGAAGCTGGCGATCGCCTCGTTCTCGGCCGCCCCGCCGGCGACTGCCTCCCTTATGTTCGTCAGATCGGCAATGCCGCGATTGAGATTGAGGAGTGCCGCTTCCGGGGTGGTGTCCTCGCCGCTGATCCGGCTCAACGCGATGGTGACGCCGGCGTAATCCTGGAATTGCAGCCGGATGTTGATATTGACCAGGCCGGAAACCGGGAGCTTCTCGGTGAACTTCATCGCCTGGCCGGGCACGAAGACGTGCCAGGTCGGGCTGGTCCAATAGATTGCCCCTGCCCCGCCGGTGGGATTGGTGTAGATCTGGAAGCGGAACTGGGCCGCGCCGTCGGCGATGCCTTCGGCGATTGCGGTGAAGTCTTCGGCCGCGAGCGGCGCGCGCAGCACCGTGCCCTCGTAGATCTGGCAAAAGAGGGTCTGGCCCAGCTGGCCCGTCAGCACCAGGTTACCGCCCGAGGCCGTCGCCAGGATGCGGGCGGGATATTGCGAGACCCAGGCCCCGATGCCACCGGCGAAGCTCGGGGTATCGACGAATTGGCGGCGGCGCCACTTCGCCTTGAGGCTCGGAACTTCCGCTGCCGCAGCTTGCGCCTGGTCTCTCGCGACTTCGGTCACGGCCCGATCTTCGGCTGTCCGCTCGCGGTATTCCTCGGTCTGGAGGAGATCATCGGCGGTGTAGCCAGCGGCTTGAACCGCCTCATCTCGCGCGCCCTGCATCTCGCCCCTGAGTGCCGTCAGGTTCTCATTGGCCGCGACGGCGGCGTTCAGGTTCGTGCGATCGGCTGGCTCGAGCGCGCCGCGTGCGCCACGTCGCGCCACCTTGACCTTGACGATATTGGACATCAGCAGCCCTCGGAAATGTCGATGATGAGATCGCCCTCGAACTCGGGCCCCTGCCCCCAGTCGAAATAGAGCGATGCGGTATATTGCCCGGCCGGCAGATCGAGGGGCTGCAGGTCGACCTGCAGCGCGCCTTCCTCGATGACACCGGGGAGCGGGATGCAGATCCCCTCGGCCGAGACGCGCAGCTCGCCGCTGGCCTCGGCGAGATCGGTCGCCTCGCCCTCCTCGGTTTCCGGGATGAAGGAATAGACCCGGCGGGTGCCGCGCCGGTGGGTGAGAATGGTCATGTCGGGGGTCTCGCTTCAGGATGCAGGCGGCACCGGCCAGCTCGGGTTGGCCGGGTCGGTCGTATTCTCGGGCACGTCCCGCAGCGCCTGGCGGTAGACCCGCCAGGCCTCGCGCTCGGCCTCGCTGAGCGCATTGTCCGGCACCTGCGTCCAGTCGCAGGCGGCGAGGCGACGATCGCGGGCGATGCGCAGGATGGTGAAGGCCTCTGCCCGCTCGGCCGTGAGATCGGCTGCGCTGCGCGGATCGGTCCAGGCGCCTGCCTCGAAGTCGAACGCCGCCCAAGGCCCCGGCCGGGCCGGATAGGCGGCGAAGCCCTCGCCATCCCAGTAATGCGTGGCGTCGGTAACGCCCTGAGGGGCTTCCACCGACAGGAGCGCGCCGCCCTGCAGTTCGATCATGTCTGCGGGACAGGTACCCGTTTGCAGGATGGAATGCCCATCTGGCGCGATCACCGCGTAATGCAGGACCGGGTTCGGCGTGCCCTGCATCAGCAGCTCGGCAAGCCTGACCTCTTCGGCAAGCCGGGCCGCCTCTTCCTCTTCATCCATGGCTGGGCCTCATTTCTTCACATGCATCGCCACGAGCGAGCGGTTCACGATCTGCGGGTCGCCGGTATATTCGCCCGAGGTGAAGCGCTCGACGCGCAGGCTGTAGGTGGTGGCACCGGTCCCGAGATTGGCATCCCGGAAGGCGAAGGAGGCCGAGGTCTGGGCGCCGTCATTGCCCGAGACCGAGGGGAACTGCGCAATCAGCGTGCTGTCCCGATAGAGCCGGAACATCGCGATGGACGAGGTGATGTATCCGCCGATCTGGGCTGTGGCCCAGAGCATGGTCGGCGCCCCTTCCCGGACCATCGAGACCGAGAGCAGTGTGACCTCGCCCGTCGCGGGGTAGAGCCGCAGGTCGGACGAGTTCGTGGCCCCGACCGGGACCGTCACC
This window encodes:
- a CDS encoding sulfotransferase family 2 domain-containing protein, yielding MPFKDLDRVDLPAFIESERNEEALWLFMHIPKTAGSSFSEAMAASLSPYRNIEVDYRDGSRSFSEKISSAANRFIDEAQSTRFRSASGHLTYDLVRRIRASVENVKLITFLRDPVTRVISDYRYQRTPMHPPYREFIEKFPTLLDYINFAPSQNTLLEYICGREGSPSASNAIDILDTDFCFVGLQEMYPFSYYTMMELFGASNARPVEHRRKTPDTPETEVEVTDDVIKLIRDNNAGDLEVFEHVRSRLMRHRNTFARISG
- a CDS encoding ABC transporter permease, with amino-acid sequence MFVQRRNRNMLEATFTTLALIYHVTVNNLRKSDRNAIIGLLMTVAKSLTMIAGFYMLYAILGIRGSPIRGNFILYIMSGIFMFLSHTQAIGAVAGAGNPTNQMMKHGPLNTAVMIAAAALAALYRQTFSALVILIFYNYLIEPIHIDKPITCYGMLLLAWFSGCCIGLIFLAFRPWWPQGAQVLTLFYQRMNMVFSGKMFVANTLSTSMLHIFSWNPLFHIIDQTRGFAFINYSPRNSSLEYIVYCLAALLMIGLMAEFVTRKSISISTLAGR
- a CDS encoding glycosyltransferase, translating into MLQVIGLCRFSYPTFNGQGFKEPLKYNNTQLRHRLNLFEKICLPSIVSQTDHRFVLVILVGENMPYLGELRRLVRNRNQIVIFKQPEHLPHLEVCARAMSEYRKDRATHIAEFCMDDDDAVHKTFIAKTRDMFRIIKPMLDDGRPVELDFCRGFAARHYESSLTLKHVVMPHWTPAQVIFQLASSKKNLFEFNHYRFWRSRTCVSVAENPMFIRTFHDYNDSGTKWENMLHDGAYGNPKEILPEEFGIVDIGAEYFDTGGGESNNQVKKTS
- a CDS encoding glycoside hydrolase family protein; its protein translation is MKINDAGLQIIKDSEGLRLAAYYDTGRVLTIGYGHTSAAGSPRVAVGMTIAAAEADEILRRDVTGAEAVVAELVTVDLTENQFSALVSFVFNIGRGQFAASTLLRKLNAGADPASEFDRWIYDEGVRQNGLVTRRAKERALFEKPIAGTPAESREKQLQRQLAALGLYTAKIDGIWGPLSQAALEKFELAAERILALA
- a CDS encoding tail fiber assembly protein, with amino-acid sequence MDEEEEAARLAEEVRLAELLMQGTPNPVLHYAVIAPDGHSILQTGTCPADMIELQGGALLSVEAPQGVTDATHYWDGEGFAAYPARPGPWAAFDFEAGAWTDPRSAADLTAERAEAFTILRIARDRRLAACDWTQVPDNALSEAEREAWRVYRQALRDVPENTTDPANPSWPVPPAS